In Synechococcus sp. PCC 6312, one genomic interval encodes:
- the corA gene encoding magnesium/cobalt transporter CorA encodes MKNLFQRFGQLVPELHHRPTASEAHLPQAHEAEAQEESSYFEYFFDQPGAMPGTLSIEADAPPPNIILIDYNADEAQRVHLEQPELITPYLDRESVSWIDVQGLGNEDILRRVGQVFGLHPIVLEDVVNVPQRPKVEDHQDQVLVITRMVTPKEDLKGFYAEQVSFILGKYYLLTVQEEPDRDCFGLVRQRIRTSRGLIRQHGADYLAYSLIDAIIDGFFPVLEDYGERIELLETQVVTHPTRQTLEEIHKVRRELLSLRRAIWPQRDAINALIRDSNDLISPEVRIYLRDCYDHAIQVLDMVETYRELAASLMDVYLSSVSNKMNEIMKLLTIISTVFIPLTFIVGVYGMNFNTEISPWNMPELNWRWGYPACWAVMLSIAGSLFYFFWRKGWFQDQSQVELD; translated from the coding sequence GTGAAAAATCTGTTTCAACGGTTTGGGCAGCTTGTCCCGGAACTCCATCACCGGCCAACCGCCAGCGAGGCTCATCTCCCCCAGGCCCATGAGGCAGAGGCCCAAGAAGAATCCTCCTATTTTGAATATTTCTTTGATCAACCGGGGGCAATGCCCGGCACCCTGAGTATTGAAGCAGATGCACCCCCCCCAAATATTATTTTGATTGACTACAACGCTGACGAGGCCCAGCGGGTACACCTGGAGCAACCAGAATTAATTACCCCCTATTTAGACCGAGAATCTGTCTCCTGGATTGATGTCCAAGGCCTGGGAAATGAGGATATTTTGCGCCGGGTTGGGCAAGTGTTTGGTTTACACCCGATTGTTTTAGAAGATGTTGTCAACGTTCCCCAACGTCCCAAGGTGGAAGATCATCAGGATCAGGTCTTAGTGATTACCCGCATGGTCACACCCAAGGAAGACTTAAAAGGGTTTTATGCCGAACAGGTGAGTTTCATTCTGGGCAAATACTATCTCTTAACCGTGCAAGAAGAACCCGATCGAGATTGTTTTGGCCTGGTACGGCAACGGATCCGAACAAGTCGGGGGCTAATTCGCCAACATGGAGCAGATTATTTGGCCTATAGCTTAATTGATGCCATTATTGACGGGTTCTTTCCAGTTTTAGAAGACTACGGCGAGCGAATTGAACTATTAGAAACCCAAGTGGTTACCCATCCCACCCGGCAGACCCTGGAGGAAATCCATAAAGTCCGCCGCGAACTTCTCTCTCTCCGCCGAGCCATTTGGCCGCAGCGGGATGCCATCAACGCCTTAATTCGAGATAGTAACGATCTAATTAGTCCCGAGGTGCGGATTTATTTACGGGATTGCTATGACCATGCCATTCAAGTCTTGGATATGGTGGAAACCTATCGGGAACTGGCGGCGAGTTTGATGGATGTTTACCTGTCTTCAGTGAGCAACAAAATGAATGAGATTATGAAGCTCCTAACGATTATCTCGACTGTGTTTATTCCCTTAACGTTTATTGTTGGGGTGTACGGGATGAACTTCAATACAGAAATTTCCCCTTGGAATATGCCGGAGTTAAATTGGCGCTGGGGCTATCCGGCCTGTTGGGCGGTGATGTTGAGTATTGCCGGGAGTTTATTCTATTTCTTTTGGCGCAAAGGTTGGTTTCAGGATCAATCCCAGGTGGAATTGGACTGA
- the trxA gene encoding thioredoxin, translated as MTTKQTFENFDDLVAQAQVPLLVDFYADWCGPCRMIAKVLEQVKQQLKSQVQIVKIDTERYPEIASQFQIYALPTLILFHRGQQVERIEGVQPPEALIAKVQALK; from the coding sequence ATGACCACGAAACAAACCTTTGAAAACTTTGATGATCTGGTCGCCCAGGCCCAGGTTCCTTTGTTGGTAGATTTTTACGCGGATTGGTGCGGCCCCTGCCGAATGATTGCCAAGGTCTTAGAGCAGGTGAAACAGCAACTTAAGTCCCAAGTCCAAATTGTTAAGATTGACACCGAGCGATACCCGGAAATTGCCAGTCAGTTCCAAATCTATGCCTTACCCACTCTAATTTTGTTTCATCGGGGCCAACAAGTTGAACGGATTGAAGGCGTCCAGCCTCCAGAAGCCTTAATCGCCAAAGTCCAGGCCCTCAAGTAG
- a CDS encoding PqqD family protein, whose product MTSSLKLQIPDHIVYQDIDGELVLLDLNQGVYYGLKDVGKRCWELIAENHDRAGIIEAVAQEYDVSPELLISDLDALFADFTSKGLVTIAE is encoded by the coding sequence ATGACCTCATCCCTAAAGCTTCAAATTCCTGACCATATTGTCTATCAAGATATTGATGGCGAATTGGTGTTGCTAGATCTCAATCAGGGGGTGTATTACGGCCTAAAAGATGTGGGTAAGCGCTGTTGGGAATTGATTGCTGAGAACCACGATCGGGCTGGGATCATTGAGGCCGTGGCCCAGGAATATGATGTCTCCCCAGAATTGCTGATCAGTGATTTAGATGCACTTTTTGCGGACTTTACAAGCAAGGGCCTGGTGACAATAGCCGAATAG
- a CDS encoding asparagine synthase-related protein: MTILGFSKLYGIFCGIWMSLSLLAFSHLLPPIITADAAPCPKITPMSSIFGLIHHQAPLNPEYLGRMQTSMAYWGQDGSGLWSENQVGLGHLLRHNTPESVYEVLPRVSAGGLVITATARIDNRTELCQLLSIAPPEQAMTPDSELIIQAYEKWGLACVDRLLGSWAVAIWHPEQEKLWIARDACGTGGLYYTQQGGLFAFASSLKGILALPQVSRQPNLLEVAHVLTSWPSDGVQTCYENIFHLPPGHTLTLTQAELNIQRYWDIGHIQPLELSSSQAYLDAFLEVYTQAVTSNLRSFKPVGATMSGGLDSGSVCALAAKQLRKRHQNLPVFTHVPLYDTQGITHPRRFGDESPFVEANRQFIGNVAVHYLRSEGITPLASLEQKLWINDQPSHAAANFFWMIDLLQTVQNMGLGTVLTGQGGNATISWGGLPASWRTHVKEGNWDVLWSKVQRACVSPQQTLIRFLPKFLRPQSLAPTSSEPVWLDYSAINSAWARSFQIDQKMAASGHDPTFQQSDLLAERRDLIRHTSQKANTLWQEMGAAYSVEVRDPTLDKRVIEFCLGIPTWVYRDRHLNRALIRQAMVGVLPDKVRLNQTKGLQAADIAFRVRDHQDEIANALHQLSASPLAQEMLDLPKMQQVLASIQAEITQANSGDCGTILLRGLGCGLFLASFT; the protein is encoded by the coding sequence ATGACTATTCTGGGCTTTTCCAAGCTTTATGGGATATTCTGCGGCATCTGGATGAGCTTGTCCCTACTTGCGTTTAGTCATTTATTACCGCCGATTATTACAGCCGATGCAGCCCCATGCCCTAAAATTACGCCCATGAGTAGTATCTTTGGCCTCATCCATCACCAGGCCCCCCTTAACCCTGAATATCTAGGTAGAATGCAAACCAGCATGGCCTATTGGGGGCAAGATGGGTCGGGACTATGGTCAGAAAACCAGGTTGGATTGGGGCATCTTTTACGCCATAACACCCCAGAATCAGTTTATGAAGTCTTACCTAGGGTCAGCGCGGGGGGCCTGGTCATCACTGCCACTGCCAGGATTGATAATCGGACAGAACTTTGCCAACTCCTGAGCATTGCCCCACCGGAACAGGCAATGACCCCCGACAGTGAGTTGATTATCCAGGCCTATGAGAAATGGGGGCTGGCCTGTGTGGATCGCTTGCTTGGTTCCTGGGCAGTGGCCATTTGGCATCCTGAACAAGAAAAACTCTGGATTGCCCGCGATGCTTGTGGCACAGGTGGACTGTACTACACCCAACAGGGTGGGCTTTTTGCCTTTGCCAGTTCCCTCAAAGGAATATTAGCCCTGCCTCAAGTCTCTCGACAACCGAATTTATTAGAAGTGGCCCATGTGCTCACCTCCTGGCCCAGTGATGGGGTGCAAACCTGCTATGAAAACATTTTCCATCTGCCCCCAGGCCACACTCTAACCTTGACCCAGGCTGAACTAAACATCCAGCGATATTGGGATATTGGCCATATTCAGCCCCTTGAACTAAGTTCCTCCCAGGCCTATTTGGATGCGTTCTTAGAGGTTTATACCCAGGCCGTGACAAGCAATTTACGCAGTTTCAAACCCGTGGGCGCGACCATGAGCGGGGGGCTGGATTCGGGTTCGGTCTGTGCCTTAGCCGCAAAACAACTCCGAAAACGGCATCAAAATTTACCCGTGTTTACCCATGTGCCCCTCTATGACACTCAAGGCATTACCCATCCGCGGCGGTTTGGTGATGAATCCCCCTTTGTGGAAGCAAATCGGCAATTTATCGGCAATGTGGCGGTTCACTATTTAAGAAGTGAAGGTATAACGCCCCTGGCTAGCCTGGAACAAAAGCTCTGGATCAATGATCAACCCAGTCATGCGGCGGCAAACTTTTTTTGGATGATCGATCTCTTACAAACCGTGCAGAACATGGGCCTGGGAACAGTTTTAACAGGACAAGGGGGCAATGCCACGATTTCTTGGGGCGGGTTGCCTGCCTCTTGGCGGACTCATGTAAAAGAAGGGAACTGGGATGTCCTGTGGAGCAAAGTTCAGCGAGCCTGTGTATCCCCACAGCAAACCTTGATTCGATTCCTGCCCAAATTTTTGCGGCCTCAGTCTCTCGCACCAACATCCTCTGAACCAGTCTGGCTAGATTACTCTGCGATTAACTCGGCCTGGGCAAGGTCATTTCAGATTGATCAAAAAATGGCTGCATCCGGCCACGACCCTACATTTCAACAGTCAGATTTGTTAGCGGAACGCCGTGACCTGATCCGACATACGAGCCAAAAAGCAAATACCCTCTGGCAAGAAATGGGAGCCGCCTACAGCGTTGAGGTTCGGGATCCGACCCTGGATAAACGGGTGATTGAATTTTGTTTAGGGATTCCCACCTGGGTCTATCGAGATCGGCATCTGAATCGGGCTTTAATTCGCCAGGCCATGGTGGGTGTGCTTCCCGACAAAGTCCGCCTGAATCAGACTAAAGGTTTACAGGCCGCTGATATTGCCTTTCGGGTGCGGGATCATCAGGATGAAATTGCCAACGCCTTGCACCAGTTAAGCGCATCTCCCCTGGCCCAAGAGATGTTAGATTTACCTAAAATGCAGCAAGTATTGGCATCCATCCAGGCTGAGATTACCCAAGCCAACTCTGGAGACTGCGGGACAATTTTATTGCGGGGCCTGGGTTGCGGGCTGTTTCTGGCTAGCTTTACATAA
- a CDS encoding CHAD domain-containing protein has product MTTLSNTAYQALHRHLRKVSKFEPGVLRDRDVDAIHQMRVGLRRLRTALEVFIPYLVLPKTITVRRVKDLSGVLSPVRDLDVMAETLKTDYYPALPQAEQSQLSKLIKKISKQREIFLDRGIQILRGDRYQKLQLGLQEWLAQPQYQPTGEISVSTVAPDLLLPLLSRVLLHPAWQMGVQWLTPQEPVLVEVEQPGDLLQREGELLHDLRKQIKRLRYQMELFTPLYPEAYESQVQAWGQLQDLLGAMHDGVVLGQFFQRQLGLELSQSSPELAALINQQQREQWQAWRNVQVHYLTAPIRQELRHLILHPVPINGFPGSDTLTLEPTPQPVNA; this is encoded by the coding sequence ATGACGACTCTAAGCAATACCGCTTACCAGGCCCTACACCGACATTTGCGCAAAGTCAGTAAATTTGAACCGGGGGTGCTACGGGATCGGGACGTGGACGCGATCCATCAAATGCGGGTCGGATTGCGGCGTTTACGGACGGCCTTAGAAGTGTTTATTCCCTACCTGGTGTTACCGAAAACAATTACGGTGCGGCGGGTGAAGGATTTGTCTGGGGTACTCAGTCCAGTCCGAGACTTAGATGTGATGGCCGAGACCCTCAAAACCGATTACTACCCAGCTTTGCCCCAGGCCGAACAGAGCCAACTGAGTAAATTAATCAAAAAAATTAGTAAACAACGGGAAATTTTCCTAGACCGAGGGATTCAAATTTTACGGGGTGATCGCTATCAAAAATTGCAACTCGGTCTACAGGAGTGGCTGGCTCAACCCCAATATCAACCGACAGGAGAAATTTCCGTTAGCACCGTTGCCCCAGATTTACTCCTCCCCTTATTGTCCAGGGTACTGCTGCACCCGGCCTGGCAGATGGGCGTTCAATGGTTAACCCCCCAGGAACCGGTTCTCGTTGAAGTTGAACAACCTGGCGATCTACTCCAACGTGAGGGTGAACTCCTCCATGATCTGCGTAAACAAATTAAACGCCTCCGCTACCAAATGGAACTCTTTACCCCCCTCTACCCAGAAGCCTATGAATCCCAAGTCCAGGCCTGGGGCCAGTTACAAGACCTCCTTGGGGCGATGCATGATGGGGTTGTTTTGGGGCAATTTTTCCAGCGACAACTGGGCCTGGAACTGAGTCAGTCTTCCCCGGAGTTAGCCGCGTTGATCAACCAGCAACAACGGGAGCAGTGGCAGGCCTGGCGCAATGTTCAAGTCCATTATCTAACGGCCCCAATTCGCCAAGAACTTCGCCATTTGATTTTGCATCCTGTTCCGATCAATGGATTCCCAGGCTCTGACACCCTCACCTTAGAGCCAACCCCGCAGCCAGTAAACGCCTAA
- a CDS encoding YdcF family protein — MELFISKLLPLFIYPLGLACLGLIVAMCCLWKQPRIAAVAMVISFGVLFLGGNYVVAQNLTAALERQNPAPNPLPKVAAIIVLGGGVRGQIPPSPWLDVNDAGDRILYGAKLWREGYAPYLVLSGGRVDSTPGASEATDMAKIAQAWGVPITAILLEPNSRTTYENAQFTQELLQKQAISGPVLLVTSAWHMPRALGIFRHFNLDVVPAPTDYRSNGTTVLAGLAAIPFYLIPDAEQLRLTTIMLKEYFGLGVYWLRGWL; from the coding sequence ATGGAATTATTTATCTCAAAATTATTACCCCTGTTTATTTACCCCCTAGGACTGGCTTGTCTGGGCTTGATTGTGGCTATGTGCTGTCTCTGGAAACAACCTCGGATCGCCGCAGTTGCCATGGTTATTAGTTTTGGGGTGTTATTTCTGGGGGGAAATTATGTTGTCGCTCAAAATTTAACGGCGGCCTTAGAACGTCAAAACCCTGCCCCAAACCCACTTCCTAAAGTGGCCGCAATTATTGTTTTAGGTGGGGGAGTCCGGGGTCAAATTCCACCGAGTCCTTGGCTAGATGTTAATGATGCTGGAGATCGGATTCTCTATGGGGCCAAACTCTGGCGGGAAGGCTATGCCCCCTATCTGGTTTTGAGTGGTGGACGGGTTGATTCCACACCAGGGGCATCCGAAGCTACGGATATGGCTAAAATAGCCCAGGCCTGGGGAGTCCCGATCACCGCCATTCTCTTAGAACCTAACTCTCGCACCACCTATGAAAATGCCCAGTTCACCCAGGAATTACTACAGAAGCAAGCCATCAGCGGCCCTGTATTGTTAGTCACCTCGGCCTGGCATATGCCCCGCGCTTTAGGTATTTTTCGTCACTTTAACTTAGATGTCGTTCCCGCCCCGACTGACTATCGCTCGAATGGGACAACGGTTTTAGCCGGCCTGGCCGCAATTCCTTTTTATCTAATCCCCGATGCTGAGCAACTACGTTTAACGACCATCATGCTTAAGGAATACTTTGGCTTAGGCGTTTACTGGCTGCGGGGTTGGCTCTAA
- a CDS encoding fumarylacetoacetate hydrolase family protein — MVQRYVRVQSSAGIHYGLLQLNREVIVLDAAPWAGGQANGETLGSDDYELLTPCCPSKIVAIGRNYAKHAAEMGNEVPSYPLIFLKPPTALQAPQQPIYYPSQLTRVDYEGELAVVIGCKASSVSVEEAGNYIWGYTVANDVTARDLQRTEQQWTRSKGFDTFCPLGPWIVPQINPDALLQTFINDNPQPVQSAPINQMVFSPGELIAFISGVMTLLPGDVILTGTPQGIGPLQVGDRVRVEVEGIGSLENPVVARS; from the coding sequence ATGGTTCAACGATATGTCCGTGTCCAATCCTCCGCTGGCATTCACTATGGTCTTTTACAACTCAATCGAGAGGTCATAGTTTTAGATGCGGCTCCCTGGGCGGGTGGCCAGGCCAATGGAGAAACCCTAGGCAGTGATGACTATGAACTCTTAACGCCCTGTTGCCCTTCCAAAATTGTTGCCATTGGCCGAAACTATGCCAAACACGCCGCTGAGATGGGGAATGAAGTTCCGAGTTATCCCTTAATTTTCCTCAAGCCGCCCACTGCCCTCCAGGCCCCCCAGCAACCGATTTACTATCCATCTCAACTCACTCGTGTGGATTACGAAGGGGAACTTGCCGTCGTGATTGGTTGCAAAGCCAGTTCTGTGTCCGTAGAAGAAGCCGGAAATTACATTTGGGGTTATACCGTCGCTAATGATGTCACTGCGAGAGATTTACAGCGGACTGAGCAACAGTGGACACGCTCAAAAGGGTTTGATACCTTTTGTCCCCTCGGCCCTTGGATTGTGCCGCAGATTAACCCCGATGCCCTCCTCCAAACCTTTATCAATGACAATCCCCAACCCGTACAGTCAGCACCCATCAATCAAATGGTTTTTAGTCCAGGGGAGTTGATTGCTTTTATCAGTGGGGTGATGACTTTACTGCCCGGTGATGTGATCCTCACAGGAACCCCCCAAGGGATTGGCCCCTTACAAGTAGGCGATCGAGTCCGGGTCGAAGTGGAAGGGATTGGCAGCTTAGAAAATCCGGTTGTGGCCCGGTCGTGA
- the rpsF gene encoding 30S ribosomal protein S6, producing the protein MIPQTYETLYIIRPDLSDEQLEQVILQYQTILQEQGATEVTIQHRGKRRLAYPIKKFREGVYIQIDFKGSGTAVSVMERAMRLSEEVIRFLTIAVEAEEADAA; encoded by the coding sequence ATGATTCCCCAAACCTACGAAACCCTCTATATCATTCGCCCTGATCTTTCTGATGAGCAGTTGGAACAGGTCATTCTCCAATACCAAACTATTCTTCAAGAGCAGGGAGCCACTGAGGTTACCATCCAACACCGCGGAAAACGCCGCCTAGCCTATCCGATTAAAAAATTTCGGGAAGGGGTATATATCCAAATTGATTTCAAAGGGTCGGGAACAGCCGTCAGTGTCATGGAGCGGGCCATGCGCTTGAGTGAAGAAGTCATTCGCTTTTTAACGATTGCTGTAGAAGCAGAAGAAGCGGACGCAGCTTAA
- a CDS encoding helix-turn-helix domain-containing protein — translation MELTLSQFSAWSDHLNASQLQVLITIHLLKSSNAQEIIKITQTSKRNVNRIIKQLEKLNLIRVRREPVIEPVTHLAEDGQNWPKNAAFVPRRTNLAQDDRNCPGDAAFVPGWPNVTHDGQENRDIYIGVSSVAEVPNLAQHGQNGPTDAAFVPRMQEPSEPLKSDEPNGNQAENEAKNPASLTLQAIQAALPNLNLKNTNIKELNIDLIPEDPIYTHAHAFPASASVRVCVSEGEERQESPEPKTVTVSAVAVLEAPPTHPEKNDQSPEQISPDSGHISPASPSNSALNTFGCPDYYRKFEERFETKTLPIWRHGPGTGGIKPGFVEFIRKTLDKMGGEHTRGDAIIYIDRREKASDFVTLNARAQDWLDEEKKRNQNELERKKKMNTNIFSEDGKSIDVSDVQAQINVHLIRLNWTKKDALKYMVEHHDWVENIIIREGRFDRLTDEDLIALLLKLRDVDNA, via the coding sequence ATGGAACTAACTCTCTCTCAATTTTCTGCGTGGTCAGACCATCTGAACGCGAGCCAACTGCAGGTGCTAATCACAATCCACTTGCTCAAAAGCAGCAATGCCCAAGAAATTATCAAGATCACTCAGACCTCGAAGCGAAACGTAAACCGCATTATCAAGCAACTGGAAAAGCTGAACTTGATCCGGGTCAGGAGAGAACCAGTCATTGAACCTGTCACACATCTTGCAGAAGACGGCCAAAACTGGCCCAAAAATGCAGCTTTTGTCCCAAGACGGACAAATCTTGCACAAGATGACCGAAATTGTCCCGGTGATGCAGCTTTTGTCCCAGGATGGCCAAATGTCACACACGATGGCCAAGAGAATCGGGACATATATATAGGTGTAAGTTCTGTCGCCGAAGTACCGAATCTTGCACAGCATGGACAAAACGGGCCTACAGATGCAGCTTTTGTCCCAAGAATGCAAGAACCATCGGAACCACTGAAATCCGATGAACCGAATGGAAATCAAGCCGAAAACGAAGCTAAAAACCCTGCAAGCCTTACACTGCAAGCAATTCAAGCAGCTTTACCGAATCTTAACCTAAAAAATACAAATATCAAGGAATTAAATATAGATCTAATACCAGAAGATCCAATCTACACACACGCACACGCATTTCCCGCGAGCGCGTCCGTGCGTGTGTGCGTGAGCGAGGGCGAGGAACGCCAAGAAAGCCCGGAGCCAAAAACCGTGACTGTTTCAGCAGTCGCCGTGTTGGAAGCACCCCCCACCCACCCCGAAAAGAACGATCAATCCCCGGAGCAAATAAGCCCGGATTCGGGGCATATTTCGCCAGCAAGCCCATCCAACTCAGCTTTGAATACGTTTGGATGTCCAGACTATTACCGCAAGTTTGAGGAGCGTTTTGAGACAAAAACGCTCCCGATCTGGCGACATGGCCCTGGAACAGGAGGCATCAAGCCTGGGTTTGTCGAGTTCATTCGCAAGACCCTGGACAAGATGGGGGGAGAGCATACCCGTGGCGATGCAATCATCTACATTGACAGACGCGAAAAAGCCTCCGACTTTGTGACATTAAATGCCCGCGCTCAAGACTGGTTAGACGAAGAAAAGAAACGCAACCAGAATGAATTAGAACGAAAAAAGAAAATGAATACCAATATCTTTAGCGAGGATGGAAAATCGATAGATGTTAGCGATGTTCAAGCTCAGATTAACGTTCATTTGATCCGTTTGAATTGGACAAAGAAAGATGCTCTGAAATACATGGTTGAGCATCACGATTGGGTTGAAAACATCATCATCCGTGAAGGTAGATTTGACCGATTGACAGACGAAGATTTGATTGCACTTTTACTAAAACTGAGGGACGTAGATAATGCTTGA
- a CDS encoding helix-turn-helix domain-containing protein, translating into MPQREFCLLLGVSQSAIQMWESGGSLPSLENLARVAAFRNETTEALVAYLFARPLESQAATVMDQVDQMSMLELSELTKAISHRMLALLSK; encoded by the coding sequence ATGCCTCAGCGTGAGTTTTGTCTGTTGCTTGGGGTGAGTCAATCTGCGATTCAGATGTGGGAGTCAGGCGGTAGTCTGCCTTCCCTAGAGAATCTAGCGAGGGTCGCTGCTTTTAGAAATGAGACGACAGAAGCGTTGGTGGCCTACTTGTTCGCCCGGCCTTTAGAATCTCAGGCAGCAACTGTGATGGATCAGGTAGATCAAATGTCTATGCTGGAATTATCTGAGCTAACTAAAGCAATTTCCCATCGGATGTTGGCGTTACTCTCAAAGTGA
- a CDS encoding helix-turn-helix domain-containing protein, with protein sequence MINKPLDSITIDDIQDLIEDNIIEKKTLDYKLIIGDKKEFAIDVSSFANASGGNIIIGVAEEKLDKKKTGKYFLSPIKDIIPDQMIQTIEGIVRDRIEPRVFIDCKHLKYEDGHIFIIRIPKSWNSPHMIKDASRFYTRNSNGKEIFDYIGLRSAFLASESLRKEIKNFRADRVGQIIADEGSIPIKNHPGIVVHVMPVSAFSTGFLIDIANIDPQNRPIPIGVSSWDRRYNFDGVVTFVSNENSVSYAQLFRNGVIEAFESIDSRQYPKLIHDVSVNIIKEIKGYLSLLYKLEVELPILIGISLVNVRGKRFKNDGWSTGEIDRNIIVTPEVILENQHKSIEEVLKPVFDTLWQASGYTRSPNYDHNGSFIGR encoded by the coding sequence ATGATTAACAAACCCTTAGACTCCATCACTATTGATGATATTCAAGATTTAATTGAAGATAATATCATTGAAAAGAAAACACTTGACTATAAACTAATAATTGGAGACAAGAAAGAATTTGCTATTGATGTGTCCTCTTTTGCAAATGCTTCAGGCGGCAACATCATAATCGGAGTTGCAGAAGAAAAGTTAGACAAAAAGAAAACAGGAAAATATTTCTTGAGTCCAATAAAAGATATTATTCCTGATCAAATGATACAAACCATTGAAGGGATAGTTCGAGATCGAATTGAGCCTAGAGTCTTCATTGACTGTAAACATTTAAAGTATGAGGATGGACATATCTTTATCATCCGAATACCAAAAAGCTGGAATTCGCCACACATGATTAAAGATGCAAGTAGGTTTTATACCCGAAATAGCAATGGCAAGGAAATATTTGACTATATCGGATTGAGATCAGCATTTTTAGCATCTGAGTCACTAAGAAAAGAAATAAAAAACTTCAGAGCAGATAGAGTCGGGCAAATCATAGCGGATGAAGGGAGCATCCCTATAAAGAATCACCCAGGTATTGTCGTTCATGTAATGCCTGTATCGGCATTTTCAACTGGTTTTCTTATTGATATTGCGAATATTGACCCGCAAAATCGGCCTATACCAATTGGAGTTAGTTCATGGGATCGCAGATATAACTTTGATGGAGTAGTGACTTTCGTTAGTAACGAAAATTCTGTCAGCTATGCTCAACTTTTTCGTAATGGAGTCATTGAAGCATTTGAAAGTATTGACTCTCGGCAGTATCCAAAATTAATACATGATGTTTCAGTAAATATTATCAAAGAAATAAAGGGCTATCTATCATTACTTTATAAACTGGAAGTCGAGTTACCTATACTGATTGGTATCTCATTAGTTAATGTAAGAGGAAAAAGGTTTAAGAATGATGGATGGTCAACAGGCGAAATTGATAGAAATATCATTGTTACCCCTGAAGTGATTTTAGAAAATCAACATAAATCTATTGAAGAAGTATTAAAACCAGTCTTTGATACCCTATGGCAAGCATCTGGATACACTAGATCACCGAACTACGATCATAACGGAAGCTTCATAGGCAGATGA